One genomic segment of Coffea arabica cultivar ET-39 chromosome 6e, Coffea Arabica ET-39 HiFi, whole genome shotgun sequence includes these proteins:
- the LOC113697596 gene encoding uncharacterized protein: protein MNIQKIGSYERMLQNCGHTSDYASEFSYRFPHSFGNPPESSDMGLCFQSAARDDGSQRQNFWPNNSSSTIMGQIGSASAFYAAEVYMGLTQLDARDNQSTCSTQLSKINHDVHIPSYDQSENCLFTDSPPRKLEPCSFPANNALPAVPNSQTPNSQYISSEASYRHPFSDLTEKERLWQLKKKLLGDVDNPNKRQHTMPLQRNQDVGVSCNLYDSHFPNAKPSGRSSGCISPISTNPASAAGAVTNKTRIRWTQELHDRFVECVNHLGGADKATPKAILRLMEWEGLTIFHVKSHLQKYRNAKYIPASAEGKSDKGPCTSNAAQIDIKNGMQLKEALQLQLDVQRRLHDQLEVQRKLQLSIEEQARQLKLILDKQQETAKSLLETQNSAITSPTYLSTTLENVDILISEDSESTPFSSKIS, encoded by the exons ATGAATATCCAAAAGATTGGGAGCTATGAAAGAATGCTGCAGAACTGTGGACACACAAGTGATTATGCTTCAGAATTTTCATACAGGTTTCCCCATAGTTTTGGTAATCCGCCGGAGTCCTCCGACATGGGGCTTTGTTTTCAGTCAGCAGCCAGAGATGATGGCTCACAGAGGCAAAACTTTTGGCCTAATAACTCATCTAGCACCATTATGGGCCAAATTGGATCAGCTTCTGCTTTCTATGCAGCGGAAGTTTACATGGGATTAACACAGCTTGATGCCAGAGATAATCAGTCCACCTGCAGCACCCAGCTTTCGAAGATTAATCATGATGTACATATTCCATCATATGACCAATCTGAGAATTGTTTATTTACAGATTCACCTCCAAGAAAGCTAGAGCCCTGCAGCTTCCCAGCGAATAACGCCTTGCCAGCGGTTCCAAACTCTCAAACCCCAAACAGCCAATATATCAGTTCAGAAGCATCCTATAGACATCCCTTTAGTGATCTTACAGAGAAAGAGAGGCTGTGGCAACTCAAAAAGAAACTGTTGGGTGACGTTGATAATCCCAATAAGAGACAGCATACCATGCCTCTTCAGAGAAATCAAGATGTCGGA GTCTCGTGCAATTTGTACGACTCCCACTTCCCAAATGCGAAGCCGTCTGGGAGAAGTTCTGGATGTATTTCTCCTATTTCCACCAATCCTGCCTCTGCTGCAGGAGCTGTAACCAACAAGACACGGATCAGATGGACTCAGGAGCTTCATGATCGATTTGTCGAGTGTGTAAACCACCTTGGTGGTGCTGACA AGGCTACACCCAAGGCAATACTAAGGCTGATGGAATGGGAGGGACTAACCATCTTCCATGTCAAAAGTCATTTGCAG AAATATCGAAATGCAAAGTACATCCCAGCATCTGCAGAAG GAAAATCTGACAAAGGACCTTGCACAAGCAATGCAGCACAGATTGACATAAAAAA TGGAATGCAACTCAAGGAAGCGTTACAGCTGCAACTGGATGTCCAGAGGCGTCTTCATGATCAATTAGAG GTACAGCGCAAATTACAGTTGAGCATTGAAGAACAAGCAAGACAGTTGAAACTGATACTTGATAAGCAGCAAGAAACTGCAAAGAGCCTATTGGAAACTCAAAATTCAGCAATTACATCTCCCACTTACCTGTCTACCACACTTGAAAATGTAGATATTCTGATTTCAGAAGATTCTGAGAGTACCCCTTTCTCATCTAAAATAAGCTAG